In Mus pahari chromosome 16, PAHARI_EIJ_v1.1, whole genome shotgun sequence, the DNA window GAGAAAGGTCTTCCCAAAGATACCGGAGATGGAGGGCAGCCATTGCAAGATCAATTAAGTCTGCTGTCATTCTCTCTCCCTTActgcccccctccctttctctccgtCTGGCTCTGTGATCCCAAGCCTGCTGCGTGTGCAAGCATGGCGTGTGGAGCATTTCAGCTGCGATGATGTCAGCCAATCTCTGATAGGCTTCTAAAATAAAGCCACAAATCACTGGTTGGGTCTAAGCCTTGTTCTTTTATCTCCATGGCCCCAAACCCAAGAAGTCTCATTAGCAGACCACAGGCCTCTCTGGTCTAGCTTTGCAAAGGCACTTTCCGTGACAGGAGAGATACAGAtggtctgtctgtccatcatgCTGCTGGGACCCCTGCTGTCAGGCGTCaggcaatggtgtgtgtgtgtgtgtgtgtgtgtgtgtgtgtgtgtgtgagcgctcagggggctggggggagagCAGGGTCTGACCTCACAGTGAAGCCAGTGTCTTCGCAGTTTGAATATTCATTTTGAGGAGTTCTGAGCAGGGACAAACACAGAAAGATTgttgggttcaattccctgcattgaaatcaatcaatcaaagctTTGCCTGAGGATCAGACTCGCATTCTAAGGACTAAAACTGAGGAAGCACACATCTTAGTCTATTTCCATGGTTCACCTAGGGCGTGAGAGTCCATTGAGCTGACGTCATTTCACGTGAGCCATAGCCTTATATGCTCTAAATAAACATGCCCACCATCTTCTCCTCAGACTCAGAACTTTCCAGAAAACTTTCTTGGTCTTACCAAATACTGAATGACTGGGGCATTTATCCATAAAGAACATTCTAGGTGAAAAGGATTCAGGGAAGCAGGGCCTGTGACCTCGACCAAGATCCCACATCTGGTCCTGTGGGAGATTTGCGGGACAAGCCTGGCTGACTCTCAGCCATGTGGTCAGTAAAGCTGCTGTTGCATATAAGTAGGCTCTGGATACATGCTGGGAGATGATTTAAGGTTCTGGAAGGGTTGATGAGATGCAGCTCAATTTgcagagtccttgcctagcagGCATAAAGGTCCTGGGCTGGATCCCCAATACcaaataaactgggcatggtggttcatgcctgtcaTCTGATAcccctggagacagaggcaggaggatcagagatTCGTGGACATCAGTTAGATACCGTGAAGCTGAGGACCTACTGGGTGCCCGTTTTCCTACTTTGTGACTTTTGGCATGTAGTTTAGGTCATGTGGTATTAAACTACCCCTACTTGACTCTTCATAAGACCCCAAACCTATAAGAACAGAGCCCCATCCCTTGACATATCTTTAGGCCCTGCCAAGTATACTATCTGTGGTGGCTCTCTCTTAAGGGAGCACTGAAGAGcctcaatcaatctctctctctctctctctctctctctctctctctctctctctctctctctctctctcctcctttcataCATACCCCTCGGTCCCCAGGTTACCATGGGAACCCTACCTGAGAAAAGCAATCACCTAGCCAGGAGATGACAAGAACTGGAGTAGGGGCCCCCTACCTGTATGACCCTGGTGAGGGTTACCTGGGCTCGGTGTTCACCAACAGCAAACTGTATCACGGCCACGCCGGGGCTGTGGCTCTCCTCGATCCTCTCCACGGTACTGGAGTCGATCTTGAGGTCATTGCTAATCTCTGCACTCTGGATGAAATCCTCCGTCTTCAGGTCCTCCACCTTCTTAAGCTCCCCGTTGGCTAGCTGGATGATGGAGCCTTTCATGAAATACGGCGGCAGCGTAGGTGACGCCGTGGTGGGGGATGCCACGGACTGCACCACCGGCAGGTGGATCTGGGCCTGCACCATGGCTGGGTAGGCAGCCTGGGTGACCAGAGCCTCCGGGTTGAAGTTCTCGCTCTTGGGCAGGGCGGTGGTGACAAACGTGTGAGGTACTGCAGCAAACTGGGGTGATGACGTCACGATGGCCGAGGCTGCCCCAGGCGTGTCCATATCAGGGCTGCCCACCGGGATGAGCAGGGGCTGGGTACCTGGGATCACCAGGTGCTGCGGCAGGCCACCAGCATAGGTGATTGCTTGCTGCTGGCCGCTCAGGTAGCCGATGACAGGAGGTTGAGTGCCAGCATAGAAGGCCGTGGCTGGTAGGCCCACCGGGAGAGGCTCTGATGCACTGTGTGTGGTCTGGATGACCGTGTGGGGGGACAGCGCATAGGACCTGTGGCCGGGCTTCCCTAGGTGCAGGCCGCTCTTGTCAttgagggtggatggggaggccTCTCGATGCGTGGTCTGCTGTGCCTCCAGGTCGGCTGAGGGTGTGCTGCTATTGGGCAGAACCATCACAGATCCACGGACCCCGGAGGTATCACGACTGCTGTAGTCTGCTGGGTTTGGGTGGACCACCACATGCCTGGACTCATAGGGACGAGGCACTGACTTGCTGCTTGCCTTGCCTAGGCTCAGCTCCACAGAAGTTGACGCCCCATACCTCcggctcttctccatctccccattCAGGACCTCCTTGGCTTGCATAGCCTGCTGCAACCTGCTGCTCTCGGCTTTTTTGGTGGACTCTCGAGGAACAAAGTGGCCTCCGGCATCACTGTATTGCACAACCACCTGGGACGAAGGCCCCAGGGTGAGTGTGTGCGGGATCATCGTctgatgggggtggaggtggacaGGGATGGGTGGGGGAGACGTCGCTCGCCCGGAGCTCTGTGGAGAGCTGGAAATATGGATGTACTGGTTCtgctgggtgggtggaggggacCCCGGGTTGACTAATCCCGCAGCCCTGCTGAGGTGCTGCTGCGGAGGGGGCTCAACCTTATGTCCTGGTGCCTGGCTCAGACTGCCCATGTTGGCCAGCAGGGTGGAATAAGCCTCCAGCTGGGAGCGCTGTGATGGAGTGGTGGCCCCTGCAGCTGAGGCCACTGCACTGGTGACCGGGTTGCCTGACGGGGAGATCAGCTGGGAAGGGATAAAGCCCGCATAAGGCCCACTGTATTGGGAGGACCCAATGAACTGGAAGGTATGCGAAAGGTGGGCGTACTGCACAGGAGACACCGGGGTCCCTGACTGAGGAGGAGGGTACACGGTGGGCAGCGTGTTGGCTGTGGGGACCGACCTAGGGGCACTGGGTGGGGAGTAATCCAGCCCTGCGGACAGTGCTTTATGTAAACCCATTCCTTGTAAACCATGCTCCCCGGAAGTCCCTGCTGGCCCATGCCGCCCACCCCCATGGCTGCGGCTGCCAGGGGTGCTGGGGAGCCAGGCCACGCCCTCCACGCAGTGGTTGTCGCTGGGAAGAGCAGTGGCCTTCTCCTCCGAGGGCCGGCTGGTGGCGGGGATCTCACGTTTCTTGGGAGGCAGGCATTCGTTGCTCCGCTCTTGGTTGGATTTCATTTTTCGCCGTCCCCCCTCCACGGTGGCTGTTTCACTGGCTGGCCGGCTCTGGTTTTAGTCTGATAAACAGAGAGTCACATTGGATTTCTGTAGGGGATCCAGGCCCTTCATGGGGAATCATCTCCCCGTGGGTTCTCTAGGCTGGCAGTGGCAGCTCCGGattctgaggaggaggaggaggaggagagcaggtatgggggatggggacaggaaagagagaagacaggggaaaaaagaaatcgaAACGTCAGCTCTAGGAGGAGAAACCCcaccaagccaaaccaaccaatcaacccaccaaccaacaaaaacactATTACCAACACGACTAAGAGGAGAGAGGCCCTCTCAGTTGGAATTCCAAAAGCAGATTATGGCCCAAGtgttaaaatagataaaatattaccTGGTCTAAAGAGCCAGTAATAGTGACTAAATTTAAGGACGTACTTTTCTTAAACATTTGCTTACTtgcttatgatttatttatttgtgtgtgtgtgtgtgtgtgtgtgtatgtgcgcatgcgcacactcatgtgtgtgtgcctctaaGAGTTTATGCACACCACCTATGTGCCATTGCCTACAgagaccacaagagggcattgggtctccTGACAATGGACTTAGAAGCAGTTGTGAATCACAGTGTgagtgctaggatctgaacttgggcctcctggaagagcagtaagccGCTGTCTTGACCaccagccacctctccagcgcAGATGCACTTTCTTAATAAAATAGACTAGGCAACTGAGCAACTCcaacccctttcttctcttcctggagGGTGaatggtcacttttttttttttttcttacagcatCTCTtgttgctcaggctagcctcaaattggCCATGCAatgaaggctggccttgaattcatgttcctcctgcctcagcctcccaagagctgggatcacagct includes these proteins:
- the Atxn1 gene encoding ataxin-1, translating into MKSNQERSNECLPPKKREIPATSRPSEEKATALPSDNHCVEGVAWLPSTPGSRSHGGGRHGPAGTSGEHGLQGMGLHKALSAGLDYSPPSAPRSVPTANTLPTVYPPPQSGTPVSPVQYAHLSHTFQFIGSSQYSGPYAGFIPSQLISPSGNPVTSAVASAAGATTPSQRSQLEAYSTLLANMGSLSQAPGHKVEPPPQQHLSRAAGLVNPGSPPPTQQNQYIHISSSPQSSGRATSPPPIPVHLHPHQTMIPHTLTLGPSSQVVVQYSDAGGHFVPRESTKKAESSRLQQAMQAKEVLNGEMEKSRRYGASTSVELSLGKASSKSVPRPYESRHVVVHPNPADYSSRDTSGVRGSVMVLPNSSTPSADLEAQQTTHREASPSTLNDKSGLHLGKPGHRSYALSPHTVIQTTHSASEPLPVGLPATAFYAGTQPPVIGYLSGQQQAITYAGGLPQHLVIPGTQPLLIPVGSPDMDTPGAASAIVTSSPQFAAVPHTFVTTALPKSENFNPEALVTQAAYPAMVQAQIHLPVVQSVASPTTASPTLPPYFMKGSIIQLANGELKKVEDLKTEDFIQSAEISNDLKIDSSTVERIEESHSPGVAVIQFAVGEHRAQVSVEVLVEYPFFVFGQGWSSCCPERTSQLFDLPCSKLSVGDVCISLTLKNLKNGSVKKGQPVDPASVLLKHAKTDSLAGSRHRYMEQENGINQGSAQVLSENGELKFPEKIGLPAAPFLSKTEPSKPTATRKRRWSAPETRKLEKSEDEPPLTLPKPSLIPQEVKICIEGRSNVGK